The window GATAGAATTTCGCCGTTCCGAAGATGACAATTTATACACCTGCAAGGTCTGCATCATTTTACTTGAAAAAAAATACTTTGCAAACTTATTAGGATGCCTCTGGCTCTTTAGCTCGAAGAGGTCTCATCCTAGCCTTCGGCATTATGTGTGACAGGACTTTCCTTGCCTTCGTCATTTCGCACGAAAGAACTTTtcttaggggaccttcggctctttagctcgCATAGGTTAagccctagccttcggctttcgcacgaTAGGATTTTTCATGCCTTCGACATTTCACACGATAGGACTTTTCGTATCAGCGTGAGCATCTTTGGCTCCCCGCTGCAATGCAATGTGATGCAAATATTGCAGTATGAGATGAATGAGTGAATGCTATTGCAAAGAGTAAAAAACGAAGGACTTTAATGTGTGTGAAGTGAAGCTAAGGGGTGCAGGACCATTCTGCTTCTGCAGCCCatgcttacttctttcaagtATTCTTACTTGCTACGCACCGATGACTCCCATCTTCGCttgacgaagagggatagaTGCTTCGGTGCACCCTTGTCTATTTGGACGCTCATTCTCTCTAGGGGCCAATTAGTACTGAAGGCCATATAGAATTCCGTAAGACCATGGTATTTTCATATACAACCGTGGTTACTTCGGGTGAAGACCAATAGCCCGAAGAAAAATCTTTCATAAGATTTTGGTAATAGAGGCTCCATATAGAATTTTAGTTGCTTCGGGGTGAAAACCAATAACCCTATAGTAGTATCTTTCATTAAACATAGATAGCCGAAGTTCCATATGAGATTTTGCTTTGGGGTGAAAACCAATAGCCCCAAAAGAGGATCTTGCATAAAACATAGATAACCAAAGCCCTCATATGAAATTTTGCTTCGGTGTGAAAACCAATATACCCGAAGGAGGTCTTTCATAAGGTTTAGATGACTGAAGCTccatataaaattattttttgctTCAGGACGAAATTCCATACCCCGAAGGTAGTATCCTGCATAGATGTGAGGAAGTGCGCATATGGTATACATAATTCAAATGATGTAGACAACGTGGTAACTTTAAAAAAATAGGGGTTAACACACACATATAATTAAGCAAGCTGTTACAAAGTGTAAATCGTAAGATATTCAGCAGGGTGTTGAACGTTATTACCCTAACAGTGAAGGATGGACTGTGCCTGTTTATTCTGGTCATTCCAGCACTTTCACTGATGACAACACCTCTTTCGAATAAGAGGGATAGGATGTTTCAGCTCTGAGAACCGAAACATAGCAATATAGTTTCTTCGGCAAAAAAAGAGTTATATATAGAACAGGGCTATTTCATACTCTGGTATACCCGAGCCAGCCTTCCGTGCCCTGTGCTCCCGCCCGCCCGTTTTTTTCGGCGCGGAGGACGCCCCCGCCCGGCCGCTCGTCCACTTAACCGGTCTTTACGCCGCAAGTGACCACACACGCTCCCTTCAAGGCAGTTGTTTTTtactgctgttttttttttggctcgTAGGACTAGGCGCTGAATGCTTCCTTCACTGccgttgtttttttttcttttgctcgtAGGACTAGGCGCTGAACGCTTCCCACCAAACTAGAATTGGAAAACAAAACTGTTTTGCAGTTGCGAGACACAAAAATTCTGATATTTACAATCAATGTATAGTTATCATCAATATTACAAATCATGATGAACACAAAACTAGAACTCTATGCAATTCAGCAACAGTCAACTTATTTGCTTATCACAAACGGCATGTGTGATCATAAAAAACTTGAATTCAATTTACTCTAGTAGCATCCTGTTAATCTCCCAATCTCATGTAACAAAATATGTCGATGCAAAATCTCATTACCTTGCAAACACCACACATTGTTCTGAGCCGGTTCATAAATATCATAAACATAGAAGATGGAGTCATATTTCTGTTATCTGACACTCTGAACTTACATTTTCGTAAGAACCTATACACAGAAGCTCTAAATATGCAATCCTCACATGAAACTCAGAATCTACCTACTGTACAATAGATGCTCCTGCAAAAAATCCATCAGCTGATTAACAAGGGGAATTGTCCCTGAACACCTAATCGTGATGATGGGCCCCAATCAAAGATGGCACTGTAAATGGAGATCATTTTTGGCCACCTCAGATCCTGAAAATAAAGGGATAAAACACTTGAATATGCTGGCATCATTTTTATAGATTGACTTCCTGAAAAAATCATTTGAATGAACATTTTTAAGAAAATGACTAGATGTTGCATAAACACCAAGGTAATTAGGAGCAGGAATTAAACTAGCTGAATCAGAGAAAAGACCATTCCATAGACTGGCTGTAGCAAGCTCACTTTTAAAATGTTCTAGCTGGTTAATTACTGATCCAGAGGAGATAGGCCTCACCATGAGATGCCAAGGAGAACTTCACTGGGAACAGCCCTGTAGTTTGCATCGACCAGCTGGATCTTAGGTTCGTATGCTTGCAGCCATTTCTAAGTTCACTGGCTCGCTTTTCCTTGATTGTCCACCCATCATAAATCTTCCCTCCGAATTGCAGCAGCACCAGtgtatttttaagaaaaatcaTGGAAGAAAGGCATAAAAAAAGATCAAAACACTATAGCTACAGTGTCGGTGAACCCAAATTTCATACCACATGCAAGATTAGTTCCAAATACACAATCATTTTGTCCTTTTTGAGACCAAAAGAAAACCCCCAACATTTTGCTTAAACTAAGCTTATTCTGTTCAGCTGCAGACTATGGTTGAAACAATAACCCGTACTTTTTCACCGGAAATATGTGTGGAACTTCGTGAAATTAGCGCCAGCACGTGTCGGCAGGACCTTACCAGGGCTAATGCAGATTTTCATGTCACTTGGACTGATCTGATCTTATCCATGAACTAAAGGAGGTCCCTGCTCTCTAATGCATCAGTCACCATTGTTGCACACGAGGAGGGAGCAGAACTACAGGTAAACAACTGCAGAAAGTCCAACAATGATCTTTCAGGGGGGTTCAATTATAGTGCACAAGCTAAATGTAAAAATTTAGCAAAATGCAACCAACACTCATGTAAACTTATATAGACAAGATAATTATGAACAACATATTGCAGATTCTTAAAATATAACGAGACAATTGACTCTAAGGCGTAGATGCAACAATTGTATTGTAAAATAGGAAGTGTATTATACTTCTAGAATACAATGTTAAATTATGATTTGAATAACCAAAGAACTAGTATGGCTAGACCCAGAGTCAGTTTACCAAATGCACTGACAAACTTTTCTCCAGCAGTTCAGAGAGTAACGCAACATCATGCCAAAAAAAATACCAAGTCAAAATTAACAGGAATGATCAAATTAGAAAAGCACATTGAACTCCAGTTAAAATAATAGAGCAAATTGTAAGTATAATCTATTTGAATTAGGCAGAACTCTGATTAAATACACCATATCCTTTGTCAGTATGTTCTATTCAATTAACTGTGTACTGCACTCCCATATCGAAAGGGACCATACGACACATAAAAAGAATGAATTATGAAGTAGATTTGCTAGAAATTCTAGAATATAGTACAGACCTAGCTGAAAAAATTCTCCTTCACTAGCCAGATAAAAAGGACAACAGAAATTCTAGAAGCCGCGCCTGCCGCACGACGGtgctccgcccccgccgccgcttcgcGCACCTGCTCCGCTGCTCCGGCCGCGGCCGTGTACCCCTGTGCCGCCGCATAtgaaggggagggagggggggggggggggcgccgccgccgctccccgcggTGGGAGGCGGGAGGCGGTGGTGAGCACGCAGATCGGGAAGGCGCGCGGGTCGCGGATGCCGATATGCGCCGGGATGAAGCATTTTTGTTCTCGCCAATCTGCTCCAATGTGATCTTGTAGCTGCAGCAGAAATCAATAGATCAAAGCACAAAACAGGATCTAAGCCGGTTAATATACACAATTTAAAAGATATAAAATGACAGGATTTCAGGAAACTAACCAAAGGCTAGTTTATTTAGCAAATAATGGAATTGTCAATCTGATCCAGCCTTTACTGCAAATCTTAAACTATTAATCTATATAAATTAATCCCAAGAAGAGAGCAGTTTGCAGAGCACATCTAATGCATGAGCCAAAACAAAATGAATGGGAGCTGAAGACAGATTGATGACAATAGGGCTAGAATGAATTAGCAGGCAGCTTTACAAGACTGTCAGTGAGTTTTGCTGGAAAGCTGGTCTGAGGATCAGCATCTTGACAAAGGTTGCTCTGCAGGCTGTGTTCAGTCAGAGCCAGTAGAGGTTGAGGCTTCAGAACATACTGCCAATAGCTCGAGTGTGTTCAATGGAGGATTTCAGAAAGAAATTCAGGAACGTAAGCTCACATTTGAGCACTCATATATAAACAAAATCATTTCCATCTAAGAACAAAATCATATTGTGTATCTGAATTCCTAACAGATATACATACAGAAACAAATAAAGTCATCAATCTAGTTTTTTAAAAGGACATAACACTCTAGTTATCTGAACATGTATTCCCCCACCAACACTTGACAGAAAAACAATTAGTGGTAATAAAGTGCTTGGTCCTGGCACTCAGCAGCCCGATAGAGCATGTTCAACAATGACTTATCTTTCATGTTATATAAATTATATGGTCCAAGACATGAGCTCCACTGAATTCTACACAATGAATTATCTTGCTTAAGATTCAACCCAACAGGACGGTAAAAATGAAGACAATCAAGACATAAGACTGACCAGCATACCAATACAGTTACAGCTTGTCACATTGTCACAGAAAATTGAGAACTATGCATAAATTTCCCCCCTTGGTTGAAACAGAAGTACATGGTAGTGCACTAGCAAATCGGTTAGCACTTGGAAGTCTAGACAAGTAGCCTGCTTTACTGTTAGACAGGGATGAAAACAATTGAGATCTAAGACTAAACATAAGCGTACAGAAACTAACAATTCAATTTCAACTCAACAGGTTCTCACGAGCCACTAAGAAGCATGCCTAAATGTTCCACTTGGCTCACGTATAAGTAGATGACGGGAGTGCACCAGCTACTCGATTTGAGCAACCAAGGCGCCTATGCAGATAAGTTTCCTGCTATACTACTCTGCATGAACGCCATAGCAGCACAACAGTGGTCTCCGGGGGAGGGGGACGAGTACGAGCTCACCATGGCCTTGTTGTGGCAGTGGCGACAGGGGAGCACCTGATTGCAGGCCACGATCTTACACCTCCGCCGGTAATGTTCGCACCTGCAGAAGCAGCACAAAATTCATTCTCGTGAGAACAAGCTCAATGAAACGAACCCGACACGGATCGAGGAAGTCCGAAGGACCCAATCCATCGAGCGAAATCGGACGGCCTCGCAGAGCCGGGCCATTCGACCCCGAGAGTAGCAAATCTAGGTTCCGTCGGGGGCGAGGAAATGGAAGATTGGAGGAAGACGAAGGGCGAAGCTAATCTAGGCACCCGCTCGCTTGCTCACCCGTGCTCCATCTTGCCCACGTTGCGGCGGTCGATCTCCCCGTCGCAGGCCACGTCGACCTCGGCGGCGCCGTTGTCGCCGGGGAAGTGCACTCCCCCCATCCCCGGCGGAGAAGGCGAGCGGCGCCGGGAGGAGAGAGACGGCACGGGAGGTTGGTGCAGCGCTGGGAGGGATTGGGGGCTGGCCGAGAAAAATGGCCGTGGTGGGGGGGAGCACCGTCGGAGGAGGCGAGCGCCGCCGGGAGGAGAGCAACGGCGCGGGGAGGGTGCAGCGCCGGGACGGGAGCTGGGCGGTGGAGGCGAGCGGCACTGGGAGGAGAGTGACGGCGCGGAGGGGGTGCGGCGCCAGGAGGGACTGGGCACCGGGACGGGAGCTGGGCTGTGGAGGCGAGCGGCGCAGGGAGGAGAGCGACGGCGCACGGGGCCGGCGGGGGAGTGGGGTGGGGTTGCGGCGCCGGGAGGTATTGGGCACCGGGACGGGAGTGGGCGGTTGGGCGTGGagacggtggtggaggtggtggggTATGTTGTCGCAGATCGGGGGCGAGCCGGATGGAAAAAACCGGAAGCGGCGATAGGGGGACCAGACGGATCGGGTGTGTGCGCTGGTTCTGGCATGGAAATCGCTTATTTCATAACAGAGTACTAAATAGacctactatatatataaaaaaaactaattcttCGATAACTGTGCAAGCAGCATATCAATGCATTAAAAAAAAGGGTTAATTGGTTCTGTACCATCGCAAATATCGAAGATTGGATTTCTACCATTACAATTCAACTAATTGCAATCGTACCATTACAACTCCTAAATACACCGATTCCTGCCATTTTGTACACCTCCGACGCCACTGGGCCCACCTGTAGGCCGTTGTATATCCGTATTTCCCTCTCTGCCCCTAGTCGGTCGCATACAAGGCTGAGCCAGCGCTCCCCACCCATGCCGCGCCCGCCATTCGCCCCGGTCCTTCCTCTATTCGTCTCGTCTTCCCCACGAACCCTAGTAGATCCCGAACCCTAGGTCCCCGGATTcggccgccggcggtgaggccgagatcgacggcggtggcggcagacCGATGCGCGTGGCTGGGGTCGCGGAACCCTAGGTTCCTCGGCATCTAGTAGAGATGGACGACGACATTGGGAGGT is drawn from Panicum virgatum strain AP13 chromosome 1N, P.virgatum_v5, whole genome shotgun sequence and contains these coding sequences:
- the LOC120655819 gene encoding uncharacterized protein LOC120655819 is translated as MGGVHFPGDNGAAEVDVACDGEIDRRNVGKMEHGCEHYRRRCKIVACNQVLPCRHCHNKAMLQDHIGADWREQKCFIPAHIGIRDPRAFPICVLTTASRLPPRGAAAAPPPPPSLPFICGGTGVHGRGRSSGAGARSGGGGGAPSCGRRGF